In Kryptolebias marmoratus isolate JLee-2015 linkage group LG11, ASM164957v2, whole genome shotgun sequence, the following proteins share a genomic window:
- the tle3a gene encoding transducin-like enhancer protein 3-A isoform X11 has protein sequence MYPQGRHPAPHQPGQPGFKFTVAESCDRIKDEFQFLQAQYHSLKVEYDKLANEKTEMQRHYVMYYEMSYGLNIEMHKQTEIAKRLNAILAQIMPFLSQEHQQQVAQAVERAKQVTMTELNAIIGQQQLQAQHLSHAAHGPPVQLPPHPSGLQPPGLPPVTGSGSGLLALGALGSQAHLPVKDEKNHHDLEHRESTNNSISPSESLRTASEKHRSSSDYSLESKKRKVEEKDSMSRYDSDGEKSDDLVVDVSNEDPATPRASPAHSPPENGIDKPRPPKKDTPNSPASVASSGSTPSSKAKELSHNDKSSTPGLKSNTPTPRNDAPTPGTSSTPGLRPILGKPPGMEALAAPALRTPLSIAGSYPSPFAMMGHHEMNGGLTNPGVYAGLHISPQMSAAAAAAYGRSPMGFDPHSHMRAPGLPASLTSISGGKPAYSFHVSADGQMQPVPFPPDALIGPGIPRHARQINTLSHGEVVCAVTISNPTRHVYTGGKGCVKIWDISQPGSKSPVSQLDCLNRDNYIRSCKLLPDGRTLIVGGEASTLTIWDLASQTPRIKAELTSSAPACYALAISPDAKVCFSCCSDGNIAVWDLHNQTLVRQFQGHTDGASCIDISHDGTKLWTGGLDNTVRSWDLREGRQLQQHDFTSQIFSLGYCPTGEWLAVGMESSNVEVLHHSKPDKYQLHLHESCVLSLKFAYCGKWFVSTGKDNLLNAWRTPYGASIFQSKESSSVLSCDISTDDKYIVTGSGDKKATVYEVIY, from the exons tattaCGAGATGTCCTATGGGTTGAACATAGAGATGCACAAACAG acggAGATCGCCAAACGACTCAATgcaattttagctcaaattatGCCTTTCCTGTCACAAGAG CACCAACAGCAGGTTGCTCAGGCAGTGGAGAGGGCTAAGCAGGTGACTATGACAGAGCTGAATGCCATCATCGGG cagcagcagctccaggcaCAGCACCTCTCTCATGCTGCTCACGGGCCTCCAGTTCAGCTGCCACCCCACCCCTCGGGTCTACAGCCACCCGGCCTCCCCCCTGTGACAGGTTCTGGGTCAGGCCTGCTGGCGCTTGGGGCTCTGGGCAGCCAAGCTCACCTCCCAGTGAAGGACGAGAAGAACCACCATGATCTCGAACACAGAG AAAGTACG AATAACTCGATATCGCCGTCAGAAAGCTTACGAACAGCCAGTGAGAAGCATCGCAGTTCTTCAGACTACAGTCTGGAGTCTAAAAAGCGCAAAGTGGAGGAGAAGGACAGCATGAGCAGATAT GACAGTGATGGAGAGAAGAGTGATGACTTAGTGGTAGATGTATCTAATGAG gaTCCTGCCACTCCACGGGCAAGCCCTGCCCATTCACCACCTGAAAATGGCATTGATAAGCCACGCCCACCCAAAAAGGACACACCAAACAGCCCTGCGTCAGTGGCATCATCTGGAAGCACGCCATCCTCCAAGGCCAAGGAGCTCAGTCAT AATGACAAATCCTCCACGCCTGGTCTCAAATCCAACACCCCCACCCCACGTAACGATGCTCCCACCCCTGGCACCAGCTCCACTCCTGGGCTCAGACCCATCCTGGGCAAACCACCAGGCATGGAAGCTCTCG CAGCGCCAGCTTTGCGTACCCCTCTGTCCATTGCGGGCTCCTATCCCTCCCCCTTTGCCATGATGGGCCACCATGAAATGAATGGAGGCCTGACAAATCCTGGGGTGTATGCTGGTCTTCACATCTCCCCTCAGATGAGTGCTGCAGCGGCTGCAGCTTATGGACGCTCCCCCATG GGTTTTGATCCTCACTCCCATATGAGAGCCCCAGGCCTTCCAGCCAGCCTCACATCTATTTCTGGAGGCAAACC AGCTTACTCTTTCCATGTCAGTGCAGATGGCCAGATGCAGCCTGTGCCCTTCCCACCCGACGCCCTCATTGGCCCCGGTATCCCTCGACATGCCCGTCAGATCAACACTCTCAGCCACGGTGAGGTGGTGTGTGCTGTTACCATTAGCAACCCCACACGTCACGTCTACACTGGTGGCAAAGGCTGTGTCAAAATCTGGGATATCAGCCAACCCGGCAGCAAGAGCCCCGTGTCCCAACTGGACTGTCTG AACAGGGATAACTACATCCGATCCTGTAAGTTGCTGCCTGATGGTCGCACATTGATTGTTGGAGGTGAGGCCAGCACATTGACCATCTGGGATCTGGCCTCGCAGACGCCCCGCATCAAGGCTGAGCTCACCTCCTCGGCCCCGGCATGCTACGCCTTGGCTATCAGCCCCGATGCCAAAGTCTGTTTCTCGTGCTGTAGTGATGGAAACATTGCCGTTTGGGACCTGCACAACCAGACTCTTGTCAG GCAGTTCCAGGGTCATACAGATGGTGCTAGCTGTATTGACATTTCCCATGATGGCACTAAGCTGTGGACAGGCGGTCTCGATAACACCGTTCGCTCTTGGGATCTGAGGGAGGGtcgacagctgcagcagcatgaTTTCACTTCACAG ATCTTTTCTTTGGGCTACTGTCCGACTGGAGAGTGGCTCGCTGTGGGTATGGAGAGCAGTAACGTGGAGGTGCTCCACCATTCAAAGCCTGACAAGTATCAGCTCCACTTGCATGAGAGCTGTGTTCTCTCCCTCAAATTTGCCTACTGTG gtaaATGGTTTGTAAGCACTGGGAAGGACAATCTGTTGAATGCTTGGAGGACTCCTTATGGCGCCAGCATATTCCAG TCCAAGGAATCCTCATCTGTCCTGAGCTGTGACATTTCAACAGACGACAAGTACATCGTAACAGGCTCTGGAGACAAGAAGGCCACTGTTTATGAAGTGATTTACTAG
- the tle3a gene encoding transducin-like enhancer protein 3-A isoform X7: protein MYPQGRHPAPHQPGQPGFKFTVAESCDRIKDEFQFLQAQYHSLKVEYDKLANEKTEMQRHYVMYYEMSYGLNIEMHKQTEIAKRLNAILAQIMPFLSQEHQQQVAQAVERAKQVTMTELNAIIGVRGLPNLPLTQQLQAQHLSHAAHGPPVQLPPHPSGLQPPGLPPVTGSGSGLLALGALGSQAHLPVKDEKNHHDLEHRESTNNSISPSESLRTASEKHRSSSDYSLESKKRKVEEKDSMSRYDSDGEKSDDLVVDVSNEDPATPRASPAHSPPENGIDKPRPPKKDTPNSPASVASSGSTPSSKAKELSHNDKSSTPGLKSNTPTPRNDAPTPGTSSTPGLRPILGKPPGMEALAAPALRTPLSIAGSYPSPFAMMGHHEMNGGLTNPGVYAGLHISPQMSAAAAAAYGRSPMGFDPHSHMRAPGLPASLTSISGGKPAYSFHVSADGQMQPVPFPPDALIGPGIPRHARQINTLSHGEVVCAVTISNPTRHVYTGGKGCVKIWDISQPGSKSPVSQLDCLNRDNYIRSCKLLPDGRTLIVGGEASTLTIWDLASQTPRIKAELTSSAPACYALAISPDAKVCFSCCSDGNIAVWDLHNQTLVRQFQGHTDGASCIDISHDGTKLWTGGLDNTVRSWDLREGRQLQQHDFTSQIFSLGYCPTGEWLAVGMESSNVEVLHHSKPDKYQLHLHESCVLSLKFAYCGKWFVSTGKDNLLNAWRTPYGASIFQSKESSSVLSCDISTDDKYIVTGSGDKKATVYEVIY from the exons tattaCGAGATGTCCTATGGGTTGAACATAGAGATGCACAAACAG acggAGATCGCCAAACGACTCAATgcaattttagctcaaattatGCCTTTCCTGTCACAAGAG CACCAACAGCAGGTTGCTCAGGCAGTGGAGAGGGCTAAGCAGGTGACTATGACAGAGCTGAATGCCATCATCGGGGTACGTGGACTTCCCAATCTGCCTCTCACC cagcagctccaggcaCAGCACCTCTCTCATGCTGCTCACGGGCCTCCAGTTCAGCTGCCACCCCACCCCTCGGGTCTACAGCCACCCGGCCTCCCCCCTGTGACAGGTTCTGGGTCAGGCCTGCTGGCGCTTGGGGCTCTGGGCAGCCAAGCTCACCTCCCAGTGAAGGACGAGAAGAACCACCATGATCTCGAACACAGAG AAAGTACG AATAACTCGATATCGCCGTCAGAAAGCTTACGAACAGCCAGTGAGAAGCATCGCAGTTCTTCAGACTACAGTCTGGAGTCTAAAAAGCGCAAAGTGGAGGAGAAGGACAGCATGAGCAGATAT GACAGTGATGGAGAGAAGAGTGATGACTTAGTGGTAGATGTATCTAATGAG gaTCCTGCCACTCCACGGGCAAGCCCTGCCCATTCACCACCTGAAAATGGCATTGATAAGCCACGCCCACCCAAAAAGGACACACCAAACAGCCCTGCGTCAGTGGCATCATCTGGAAGCACGCCATCCTCCAAGGCCAAGGAGCTCAGTCAT AATGACAAATCCTCCACGCCTGGTCTCAAATCCAACACCCCCACCCCACGTAACGATGCTCCCACCCCTGGCACCAGCTCCACTCCTGGGCTCAGACCCATCCTGGGCAAACCACCAGGCATGGAAGCTCTCG CAGCGCCAGCTTTGCGTACCCCTCTGTCCATTGCGGGCTCCTATCCCTCCCCCTTTGCCATGATGGGCCACCATGAAATGAATGGAGGCCTGACAAATCCTGGGGTGTATGCTGGTCTTCACATCTCCCCTCAGATGAGTGCTGCAGCGGCTGCAGCTTATGGACGCTCCCCCATG GGTTTTGATCCTCACTCCCATATGAGAGCCCCAGGCCTTCCAGCCAGCCTCACATCTATTTCTGGAGGCAAACC AGCTTACTCTTTCCATGTCAGTGCAGATGGCCAGATGCAGCCTGTGCCCTTCCCACCCGACGCCCTCATTGGCCCCGGTATCCCTCGACATGCCCGTCAGATCAACACTCTCAGCCACGGTGAGGTGGTGTGTGCTGTTACCATTAGCAACCCCACACGTCACGTCTACACTGGTGGCAAAGGCTGTGTCAAAATCTGGGATATCAGCCAACCCGGCAGCAAGAGCCCCGTGTCCCAACTGGACTGTCTG AACAGGGATAACTACATCCGATCCTGTAAGTTGCTGCCTGATGGTCGCACATTGATTGTTGGAGGTGAGGCCAGCACATTGACCATCTGGGATCTGGCCTCGCAGACGCCCCGCATCAAGGCTGAGCTCACCTCCTCGGCCCCGGCATGCTACGCCTTGGCTATCAGCCCCGATGCCAAAGTCTGTTTCTCGTGCTGTAGTGATGGAAACATTGCCGTTTGGGACCTGCACAACCAGACTCTTGTCAG GCAGTTCCAGGGTCATACAGATGGTGCTAGCTGTATTGACATTTCCCATGATGGCACTAAGCTGTGGACAGGCGGTCTCGATAACACCGTTCGCTCTTGGGATCTGAGGGAGGGtcgacagctgcagcagcatgaTTTCACTTCACAG ATCTTTTCTTTGGGCTACTGTCCGACTGGAGAGTGGCTCGCTGTGGGTATGGAGAGCAGTAACGTGGAGGTGCTCCACCATTCAAAGCCTGACAAGTATCAGCTCCACTTGCATGAGAGCTGTGTTCTCTCCCTCAAATTTGCCTACTGTG gtaaATGGTTTGTAAGCACTGGGAAGGACAATCTGTTGAATGCTTGGAGGACTCCTTATGGCGCCAGCATATTCCAG TCCAAGGAATCCTCATCTGTCCTGAGCTGTGACATTTCAACAGACGACAAGTACATCGTAACAGGCTCTGGAGACAAGAAGGCCACTGTTTATGAAGTGATTTACTAG
- the tle3a gene encoding transducin-like enhancer protein 3-A isoform X6 — MYPQGRHPAPHQPGQPGFKFTVAESCDRIKDEFQFLQAQYHSLKVEYDKLANEKTEMQRHYVMYYEMSYGLNIEMHKQTEIAKRLNAILAQIMPFLSQEHQQQVAQAVERAKQVTMTELNAIIGQQQAAYPALMQQQLQAQHLSHAAHGPPVQLPPHPSGLQPPGLPPVTGSGSGLLALGALGSQAHLPVKDEKNHHDLEHRESTNNSISPSESLRTASEKHRSSSDYSLESKKRKVEEKDSMSRYDSDGEKSDDLVVDVSNEDPATPRASPAHSPPENGIDKPRPPKKDTPNSPASVASSGSTPSSKAKELSHNDKSSTPGLKSNTPTPRNDAPTPGTSSTPGLRPILGKPPGMEALAAPALRTPLSIAGSYPSPFAMMGHHEMNGGLTNPGVYAGLHISPQMSAAAAAAYGRSPMGFDPHSHMRAPGLPASLTSISGGKPAYSFHVSADGQMQPVPFPPDALIGPGIPRHARQINTLSHGEVVCAVTISNPTRHVYTGGKGCVKIWDISQPGSKSPVSQLDCLNRDNYIRSCKLLPDGRTLIVGGEASTLTIWDLASQTPRIKAELTSSAPACYALAISPDAKVCFSCCSDGNIAVWDLHNQTLVRQFQGHTDGASCIDISHDGTKLWTGGLDNTVRSWDLREGRQLQQHDFTSQIFSLGYCPTGEWLAVGMESSNVEVLHHSKPDKYQLHLHESCVLSLKFAYCGKWFVSTGKDNLLNAWRTPYGASIFQSKESSSVLSCDISTDDKYIVTGSGDKKATVYEVIY; from the exons tattaCGAGATGTCCTATGGGTTGAACATAGAGATGCACAAACAG acggAGATCGCCAAACGACTCAATgcaattttagctcaaattatGCCTTTCCTGTCACAAGAG CACCAACAGCAGGTTGCTCAGGCAGTGGAGAGGGCTAAGCAGGTGACTATGACAGAGCTGAATGCCATCATCGGG cagcagcaagctgccTATCCTGCTCTCATG cagcagcagctccaggcaCAGCACCTCTCTCATGCTGCTCACGGGCCTCCAGTTCAGCTGCCACCCCACCCCTCGGGTCTACAGCCACCCGGCCTCCCCCCTGTGACAGGTTCTGGGTCAGGCCTGCTGGCGCTTGGGGCTCTGGGCAGCCAAGCTCACCTCCCAGTGAAGGACGAGAAGAACCACCATGATCTCGAACACAGAG AAAGTACG AATAACTCGATATCGCCGTCAGAAAGCTTACGAACAGCCAGTGAGAAGCATCGCAGTTCTTCAGACTACAGTCTGGAGTCTAAAAAGCGCAAAGTGGAGGAGAAGGACAGCATGAGCAGATAT GACAGTGATGGAGAGAAGAGTGATGACTTAGTGGTAGATGTATCTAATGAG gaTCCTGCCACTCCACGGGCAAGCCCTGCCCATTCACCACCTGAAAATGGCATTGATAAGCCACGCCCACCCAAAAAGGACACACCAAACAGCCCTGCGTCAGTGGCATCATCTGGAAGCACGCCATCCTCCAAGGCCAAGGAGCTCAGTCAT AATGACAAATCCTCCACGCCTGGTCTCAAATCCAACACCCCCACCCCACGTAACGATGCTCCCACCCCTGGCACCAGCTCCACTCCTGGGCTCAGACCCATCCTGGGCAAACCACCAGGCATGGAAGCTCTCG CAGCGCCAGCTTTGCGTACCCCTCTGTCCATTGCGGGCTCCTATCCCTCCCCCTTTGCCATGATGGGCCACCATGAAATGAATGGAGGCCTGACAAATCCTGGGGTGTATGCTGGTCTTCACATCTCCCCTCAGATGAGTGCTGCAGCGGCTGCAGCTTATGGACGCTCCCCCATG GGTTTTGATCCTCACTCCCATATGAGAGCCCCAGGCCTTCCAGCCAGCCTCACATCTATTTCTGGAGGCAAACC AGCTTACTCTTTCCATGTCAGTGCAGATGGCCAGATGCAGCCTGTGCCCTTCCCACCCGACGCCCTCATTGGCCCCGGTATCCCTCGACATGCCCGTCAGATCAACACTCTCAGCCACGGTGAGGTGGTGTGTGCTGTTACCATTAGCAACCCCACACGTCACGTCTACACTGGTGGCAAAGGCTGTGTCAAAATCTGGGATATCAGCCAACCCGGCAGCAAGAGCCCCGTGTCCCAACTGGACTGTCTG AACAGGGATAACTACATCCGATCCTGTAAGTTGCTGCCTGATGGTCGCACATTGATTGTTGGAGGTGAGGCCAGCACATTGACCATCTGGGATCTGGCCTCGCAGACGCCCCGCATCAAGGCTGAGCTCACCTCCTCGGCCCCGGCATGCTACGCCTTGGCTATCAGCCCCGATGCCAAAGTCTGTTTCTCGTGCTGTAGTGATGGAAACATTGCCGTTTGGGACCTGCACAACCAGACTCTTGTCAG GCAGTTCCAGGGTCATACAGATGGTGCTAGCTGTATTGACATTTCCCATGATGGCACTAAGCTGTGGACAGGCGGTCTCGATAACACCGTTCGCTCTTGGGATCTGAGGGAGGGtcgacagctgcagcagcatgaTTTCACTTCACAG ATCTTTTCTTTGGGCTACTGTCCGACTGGAGAGTGGCTCGCTGTGGGTATGGAGAGCAGTAACGTGGAGGTGCTCCACCATTCAAAGCCTGACAAGTATCAGCTCCACTTGCATGAGAGCTGTGTTCTCTCCCTCAAATTTGCCTACTGTG gtaaATGGTTTGTAAGCACTGGGAAGGACAATCTGTTGAATGCTTGGAGGACTCCTTATGGCGCCAGCATATTCCAG TCCAAGGAATCCTCATCTGTCCTGAGCTGTGACATTTCAACAGACGACAAGTACATCGTAACAGGCTCTGGAGACAAGAAGGCCACTGTTTATGAAGTGATTTACTAG
- the tle3a gene encoding transducin-like enhancer protein 3-A isoform X4: MYPQGRHPAPHQPGQPGFKFTVAESCDRIKDEFQFLQAQYHSLKVEYDKLANEKTEMQRHYVMYYEMSYGLNIEMHKQTEIAKRLNAILAQIMPFLSQEHQQQVAQAVERAKQVTMTELNAIIGVRGLPNLPLTQQAAYPALMQQLQAQHLSHAAHGPPVQLPPHPSGLQPPGLPPVTGSGSGLLALGALGSQAHLPVKDEKNHHDLEHRESTNNSISPSESLRTASEKHRSSSDYSLESKKRKVEEKDSMSRYDSDGEKSDDLVVDVSNEDPATPRASPAHSPPENGIDKPRPPKKDTPNSPASVASSGSTPSSKAKELSHNDKSSTPGLKSNTPTPRNDAPTPGTSSTPGLRPILGKPPGMEALAAPALRTPLSIAGSYPSPFAMMGHHEMNGGLTNPGVYAGLHISPQMSAAAAAAYGRSPMGFDPHSHMRAPGLPASLTSISGGKPAYSFHVSADGQMQPVPFPPDALIGPGIPRHARQINTLSHGEVVCAVTISNPTRHVYTGGKGCVKIWDISQPGSKSPVSQLDCLNRDNYIRSCKLLPDGRTLIVGGEASTLTIWDLASQTPRIKAELTSSAPACYALAISPDAKVCFSCCSDGNIAVWDLHNQTLVRQFQGHTDGASCIDISHDGTKLWTGGLDNTVRSWDLREGRQLQQHDFTSQIFSLGYCPTGEWLAVGMESSNVEVLHHSKPDKYQLHLHESCVLSLKFAYCGKWFVSTGKDNLLNAWRTPYGASIFQSKESSSVLSCDISTDDKYIVTGSGDKKATVYEVIY; the protein is encoded by the exons tattaCGAGATGTCCTATGGGTTGAACATAGAGATGCACAAACAG acggAGATCGCCAAACGACTCAATgcaattttagctcaaattatGCCTTTCCTGTCACAAGAG CACCAACAGCAGGTTGCTCAGGCAGTGGAGAGGGCTAAGCAGGTGACTATGACAGAGCTGAATGCCATCATCGGGGTACGTGGACTTCCCAATCTGCCTCTCACC cagcaagctgccTATCCTGCTCTCATG cagcagctccaggcaCAGCACCTCTCTCATGCTGCTCACGGGCCTCCAGTTCAGCTGCCACCCCACCCCTCGGGTCTACAGCCACCCGGCCTCCCCCCTGTGACAGGTTCTGGGTCAGGCCTGCTGGCGCTTGGGGCTCTGGGCAGCCAAGCTCACCTCCCAGTGAAGGACGAGAAGAACCACCATGATCTCGAACACAGAG AAAGTACG AATAACTCGATATCGCCGTCAGAAAGCTTACGAACAGCCAGTGAGAAGCATCGCAGTTCTTCAGACTACAGTCTGGAGTCTAAAAAGCGCAAAGTGGAGGAGAAGGACAGCATGAGCAGATAT GACAGTGATGGAGAGAAGAGTGATGACTTAGTGGTAGATGTATCTAATGAG gaTCCTGCCACTCCACGGGCAAGCCCTGCCCATTCACCACCTGAAAATGGCATTGATAAGCCACGCCCACCCAAAAAGGACACACCAAACAGCCCTGCGTCAGTGGCATCATCTGGAAGCACGCCATCCTCCAAGGCCAAGGAGCTCAGTCAT AATGACAAATCCTCCACGCCTGGTCTCAAATCCAACACCCCCACCCCACGTAACGATGCTCCCACCCCTGGCACCAGCTCCACTCCTGGGCTCAGACCCATCCTGGGCAAACCACCAGGCATGGAAGCTCTCG CAGCGCCAGCTTTGCGTACCCCTCTGTCCATTGCGGGCTCCTATCCCTCCCCCTTTGCCATGATGGGCCACCATGAAATGAATGGAGGCCTGACAAATCCTGGGGTGTATGCTGGTCTTCACATCTCCCCTCAGATGAGTGCTGCAGCGGCTGCAGCTTATGGACGCTCCCCCATG GGTTTTGATCCTCACTCCCATATGAGAGCCCCAGGCCTTCCAGCCAGCCTCACATCTATTTCTGGAGGCAAACC AGCTTACTCTTTCCATGTCAGTGCAGATGGCCAGATGCAGCCTGTGCCCTTCCCACCCGACGCCCTCATTGGCCCCGGTATCCCTCGACATGCCCGTCAGATCAACACTCTCAGCCACGGTGAGGTGGTGTGTGCTGTTACCATTAGCAACCCCACACGTCACGTCTACACTGGTGGCAAAGGCTGTGTCAAAATCTGGGATATCAGCCAACCCGGCAGCAAGAGCCCCGTGTCCCAACTGGACTGTCTG AACAGGGATAACTACATCCGATCCTGTAAGTTGCTGCCTGATGGTCGCACATTGATTGTTGGAGGTGAGGCCAGCACATTGACCATCTGGGATCTGGCCTCGCAGACGCCCCGCATCAAGGCTGAGCTCACCTCCTCGGCCCCGGCATGCTACGCCTTGGCTATCAGCCCCGATGCCAAAGTCTGTTTCTCGTGCTGTAGTGATGGAAACATTGCCGTTTGGGACCTGCACAACCAGACTCTTGTCAG GCAGTTCCAGGGTCATACAGATGGTGCTAGCTGTATTGACATTTCCCATGATGGCACTAAGCTGTGGACAGGCGGTCTCGATAACACCGTTCGCTCTTGGGATCTGAGGGAGGGtcgacagctgcagcagcatgaTTTCACTTCACAG ATCTTTTCTTTGGGCTACTGTCCGACTGGAGAGTGGCTCGCTGTGGGTATGGAGAGCAGTAACGTGGAGGTGCTCCACCATTCAAAGCCTGACAAGTATCAGCTCCACTTGCATGAGAGCTGTGTTCTCTCCCTCAAATTTGCCTACTGTG gtaaATGGTTTGTAAGCACTGGGAAGGACAATCTGTTGAATGCTTGGAGGACTCCTTATGGCGCCAGCATATTCCAG TCCAAGGAATCCTCATCTGTCCTGAGCTGTGACATTTCAACAGACGACAAGTACATCGTAACAGGCTCTGGAGACAAGAAGGCCACTGTTTATGAAGTGATTTACTAG
- the tle3a gene encoding transducin-like enhancer protein 3-A isoform X10, protein MYPQGRHPAPHQPGQPGFKFTVAESCDRIKDEFQFLQAQYHSLKVEYDKLANEKTEMQRHYVMYYEMSYGLNIEMHKQTEIAKRLNAILAQIMPFLSQEHQQQVAQAVERAKQVTMTELNAIIGQQAAYPALMQQLQAQHLSHAAHGPPVQLPPHPSGLQPPGLPPVTGSGSGLLALGALGSQAHLPVKDEKNHHDLEHRESTNNSISPSESLRTASEKHRSSSDYSLESKKRKVEEKDSMSRYDSDGEKSDDLVVDVSNEDPATPRASPAHSPPENGIDKPRPPKKDTPNSPASVASSGSTPSSKAKELSHNDKSSTPGLKSNTPTPRNDAPTPGTSSTPGLRPILGKPPGMEALAAPALRTPLSIAGSYPSPFAMMGHHEMNGGLTNPGVYAGLHISPQMSAAAAAAYGRSPMGFDPHSHMRAPGLPASLTSISGGKPAYSFHVSADGQMQPVPFPPDALIGPGIPRHARQINTLSHGEVVCAVTISNPTRHVYTGGKGCVKIWDISQPGSKSPVSQLDCLNRDNYIRSCKLLPDGRTLIVGGEASTLTIWDLASQTPRIKAELTSSAPACYALAISPDAKVCFSCCSDGNIAVWDLHNQTLVRQFQGHTDGASCIDISHDGTKLWTGGLDNTVRSWDLREGRQLQQHDFTSQIFSLGYCPTGEWLAVGMESSNVEVLHHSKPDKYQLHLHESCVLSLKFAYCGKWFVSTGKDNLLNAWRTPYGASIFQSKESSSVLSCDISTDDKYIVTGSGDKKATVYEVIY, encoded by the exons tattaCGAGATGTCCTATGGGTTGAACATAGAGATGCACAAACAG acggAGATCGCCAAACGACTCAATgcaattttagctcaaattatGCCTTTCCTGTCACAAGAG CACCAACAGCAGGTTGCTCAGGCAGTGGAGAGGGCTAAGCAGGTGACTATGACAGAGCTGAATGCCATCATCGGG cagcaagctgccTATCCTGCTCTCATG cagcagctccaggcaCAGCACCTCTCTCATGCTGCTCACGGGCCTCCAGTTCAGCTGCCACCCCACCCCTCGGGTCTACAGCCACCCGGCCTCCCCCCTGTGACAGGTTCTGGGTCAGGCCTGCTGGCGCTTGGGGCTCTGGGCAGCCAAGCTCACCTCCCAGTGAAGGACGAGAAGAACCACCATGATCTCGAACACAGAG AAAGTACG AATAACTCGATATCGCCGTCAGAAAGCTTACGAACAGCCAGTGAGAAGCATCGCAGTTCTTCAGACTACAGTCTGGAGTCTAAAAAGCGCAAAGTGGAGGAGAAGGACAGCATGAGCAGATAT GACAGTGATGGAGAGAAGAGTGATGACTTAGTGGTAGATGTATCTAATGAG gaTCCTGCCACTCCACGGGCAAGCCCTGCCCATTCACCACCTGAAAATGGCATTGATAAGCCACGCCCACCCAAAAAGGACACACCAAACAGCCCTGCGTCAGTGGCATCATCTGGAAGCACGCCATCCTCCAAGGCCAAGGAGCTCAGTCAT AATGACAAATCCTCCACGCCTGGTCTCAAATCCAACACCCCCACCCCACGTAACGATGCTCCCACCCCTGGCACCAGCTCCACTCCTGGGCTCAGACCCATCCTGGGCAAACCACCAGGCATGGAAGCTCTCG CAGCGCCAGCTTTGCGTACCCCTCTGTCCATTGCGGGCTCCTATCCCTCCCCCTTTGCCATGATGGGCCACCATGAAATGAATGGAGGCCTGACAAATCCTGGGGTGTATGCTGGTCTTCACATCTCCCCTCAGATGAGTGCTGCAGCGGCTGCAGCTTATGGACGCTCCCCCATG GGTTTTGATCCTCACTCCCATATGAGAGCCCCAGGCCTTCCAGCCAGCCTCACATCTATTTCTGGAGGCAAACC AGCTTACTCTTTCCATGTCAGTGCAGATGGCCAGATGCAGCCTGTGCCCTTCCCACCCGACGCCCTCATTGGCCCCGGTATCCCTCGACATGCCCGTCAGATCAACACTCTCAGCCACGGTGAGGTGGTGTGTGCTGTTACCATTAGCAACCCCACACGTCACGTCTACACTGGTGGCAAAGGCTGTGTCAAAATCTGGGATATCAGCCAACCCGGCAGCAAGAGCCCCGTGTCCCAACTGGACTGTCTG AACAGGGATAACTACATCCGATCCTGTAAGTTGCTGCCTGATGGTCGCACATTGATTGTTGGAGGTGAGGCCAGCACATTGACCATCTGGGATCTGGCCTCGCAGACGCCCCGCATCAAGGCTGAGCTCACCTCCTCGGCCCCGGCATGCTACGCCTTGGCTATCAGCCCCGATGCCAAAGTCTGTTTCTCGTGCTGTAGTGATGGAAACATTGCCGTTTGGGACCTGCACAACCAGACTCTTGTCAG GCAGTTCCAGGGTCATACAGATGGTGCTAGCTGTATTGACATTTCCCATGATGGCACTAAGCTGTGGACAGGCGGTCTCGATAACACCGTTCGCTCTTGGGATCTGAGGGAGGGtcgacagctgcagcagcatgaTTTCACTTCACAG ATCTTTTCTTTGGGCTACTGTCCGACTGGAGAGTGGCTCGCTGTGGGTATGGAGAGCAGTAACGTGGAGGTGCTCCACCATTCAAAGCCTGACAAGTATCAGCTCCACTTGCATGAGAGCTGTGTTCTCTCCCTCAAATTTGCCTACTGTG gtaaATGGTTTGTAAGCACTGGGAAGGACAATCTGTTGAATGCTTGGAGGACTCCTTATGGCGCCAGCATATTCCAG TCCAAGGAATCCTCATCTGTCCTGAGCTGTGACATTTCAACAGACGACAAGTACATCGTAACAGGCTCTGGAGACAAGAAGGCCACTGTTTATGAAGTGATTTACTAG